Genomic window (Geotrypetes seraphini chromosome 6, aGeoSer1.1, whole genome shotgun sequence):
tttatttgaggtttgggaggttcgtaaatttcctaaaagaactcattattttttgaaaatttgggatccatatattcaaaatctttcctatagagcacgaagtatgattcttaatgttttatattgaGGAATAAGAGACTTTCATTGTATCTTAACACTTTGTATTATGTGTCATCTTTCAttcggggggaggggaagggaatatgGTTGATGATGGTAATTGTTGggaatttttgttttttaatggtatATTTGAAtaattcatttattacaatgttATATTTGGAAATAAAAACTTTACGTTgcgttaaatagattgtgaacccaccgggacaatctatgggaaaatgcttgagtagctgattataaaaccgcttagataaccttgataggcggcatataaaaacctaataaacttgaaacttgaagagaacctaggataggcacgttgggtctctcggagagagaaagagataacggttactgaggatgggcagactagatgggccatttggcctttatctgttattatgtttctatgttacattgaATATTTAAATAGATGATATGATATTGCATTTTTGAGTGTTATAGATTTGAAACACGCACACTGAAAGAGTCCCAAAAGGCAGACATCAACAAACAAGCCAAGAACATGTGGCCCAAAGATACCACTGTGTTTGTTTGGGCTGCCATTTCATATCTCAGTACATGTATGAAAATGTAAGAAATTAGTGATAGGTAATTGAAAGAGTTATTAATAAATGGTCCCATTTCTTATCTGCTCATGAAATAATTTGCCAGTTGgtttttttcatatattttagGATGGAGCTTCCCATAAATGAAGAGAGCTCCAGCTACAGAAGAAGAGACTTCCAACAGGAAAGCAGAGAGACATTCTGCCTGCAAGGTTGCAGTGGCTCATGCCACTCCGAACATATCCTGCAGACATTAAATTCCTATAGGCAAAGTAGAATTCTTACAGATGTGGTGCTGCTGATTGAAGAGCAGGAGTTCCCCTGCCACCGAGCCATACTGTCTGCTAACAGTCCTTACTTTAGAGCAATGTTTGGTGGCGGTTTAAAAGAAGGTCATCAAGAGATCGTGAGCATTCAAAAAATCTCGGCACCCTCAATGAGTCTTCTTTTGAACTACATGTATGGAGGAAACTCTGTCCTTGATGAAGAGAATGTTGAGGGCATCTTGGAAGCTTCCGATCTCCTCCAGATCTCCAGACTTCGAGATGATTGCATCACATTTCTAGAGGACCAACTTCATCCGTACAACTGTGTGGGCATGATGAAGGTTGCAGACTCTTTTTCCATTGCTTCTTTATCGGAAAAAAGCAGGAAAGTCATGCTGGAGGGCTTTGCAGAGGTGTCGTGTCATGAAGAGTTCCTGGAACTGAGTCAGACAGAGCTGATCGAGTATCTCTCTGATGAACAACTGGTCGTTCCAAAAGAAGAGGTGGTCTTTGAAGCAGTGATGCGGTGGGTCCATCACAATGGAGTGACGAGGAAGGGAGCTTTGAAGAATCTCTTGCAACATGTGCGCCTTCCTCTTCTGCATCCCGCATATTTTCTAGAAAAGGTTGAAGTGGATACATTCATCCAAGGCTGCCaggagtgttttcctctgctgcatgaGGCTCGGAAGTACTTTATTCTTGGCCATGACGTCGATTCACTAAGAGCAAGGCCTAGAAGGTAAAGCTTCAAATTGTATGATGATACGACTTGATATGAAGCTGACATGCTTCTTTATAATACATCTACAGAAGGGATATTTTTTTCTTCTGCCCCTCTCCAGACAGATCATGGTCTGGGTAGCCAGATGGCAATCTGAAAGTCAGGATGCCTGTCATCAGTTTTAACTGTTGATAGACATCCTGACTTTCAGATTGCCATCTGGCTACCCAGACCATGATCTGTTTGGAGAgggacagaagaaaaaaaaatcccttctgTAGATGTAGAAGATTTGAGATCAATCATTACAGTTACAATAAGGATTCTAGAGAGCATTGAGGATAGCAATGAGACAGTtacaaaggaaagagagagatttttaacattttcctgaagtTGTATTATGAAGGGGCCTGATGTAGGTATAGTGGTAGGTTATTCTAGACTTTGGGACCCTGGAATTCGAAAGCAGATTAAAATAGTTTCTGCTATAAGATTCAAAAGCTTAGAAAGTTTTCAAAAGCAAGTTAAAATAACCACAatgaaaaagaggacatgacctGGGAAATCTGGAAACCCTAAACCAACTGATATTCATCTGCCCCTGAGGCAGCTGTTTAGCAAAACATGGCTTCCATATGGTCTGCTTCTGTTCTCCATATGCATAAAAGACCCGTACAGAACATATTTACCAATTTATTGCTTGTTCAGCTCTCGCTAAGAATCCCTGCTCCAGTCCTAGCGCAAAACCTTGTAGAATCGTCATTGTGACTTA
Coding sequences:
- the KLHL35 gene encoding kelch-like protein 35, whose translation is MELPINEESSSYRRRDFQQESRETFCLQGCSGSCHSEHILQTLNSYRQSRILTDVVLLIEEQEFPCHRAILSANSPYFRAMFGGGLKEGHQEIVSIQKISAPSMSLLLNYMYGGNSVLDEENVEGILEASDLLQISRLRDDCITFLEDQLHPYNCVGMMKVADSFSIASLSEKSRKVMLEGFAEVSCHEEFLELSQTELIEYLSDEQLVVPKEEVVFEAVMRWVHHNGVTRKGALKNLLQHVRLPLLHPAYFLEKVEVDTFIQGCQECFPLLHEARKYFILGHDVDSLRARPRRFMELTEIIVVIGGCDKKGVLKLPFTDMYHPKSGRWTALASVPGYAKSEFATCSLKNDIYISGGHVGSSDVWLFSSQLNVWIRVASLHKGRWRHKMVSLHGKLYAVGGFDGFQRLSTVECYDFFCNNWTFIPPMLESVSSAAVVACMNKLYVIGGALDDYANTDKVQCFDPKENVWTFVASAPFCQRCINGVSLDNTIYVTGGLLNKIFSYSPTEDIWMEVATLPGLLESSGVTVCGGKVYILGGRDENGEGTDKAFTFDPLTGKLEEDPPLQRCTSYHGCATILHYSSR